In Nicotiana tabacum cultivar K326 chromosome 17, ASM71507v2, whole genome shotgun sequence, one DNA window encodes the following:
- the LOC107820191 gene encoding putative pectate lyase 16, with the protein MAKSTSFQLLSWLLICSVSTVVASKLSHEHETKAVDDYLPSYYPQPHKNLLNVIDSCWRLNHDWSSNRKALADCAIGFGSNAIGGKYGDIYVVTDPSDDPANPEPGTLRYGVIQSEPLWIIFKRDMVLTLKNELMVNSHKTIDGRGAKVEISNGPCITLDYVTNVIIHGISIHDCKPGKKGMVRSSPEHVGERLGSDGDAISVFGSLNVWIDHCYLARATDGLLDVIHASTAVTISNNYFTEHDKVMLLGHNDQYTADRSMKVTVVFNHFGRELVQRMPRVRYGYAHVANNYYDQWLMYAIGGSADPTIFSEGNYFIAPDKAYNKEVTKRETEEKGWKSWKWRSSKDVFLNGAYFNPSGYGSIAPKYTRGQSFIVAQGSLTPSLTSDAGPLQCVVNEPC; encoded by the exons ATGGCAAAATCAACTTCCTTCCAACTACTTTCATGGCTTCTAATATGTTCAGTTTCTACCGTAGTAGCTAGTAaactaagtcatgaacatgaaaCTAAAGCTGTAGATGATTATCTTCCAAGTTATTATCCTCAGCCTCACAAAAACCTCCTTAATGTCATCGATTCGTGCTGGAGATTGAACCACGATTGGTCATCCAATCGCAAGGCTTTAGCAGATTGTGCAATAGGCTTTGGAAGTAATGCTATAGGAGGTAAATATGGTGACATTTACGTGGTCACTGACCCTTCTGATGATCCTGCAAATCCTGAACCAGGCACTCTTAGGTATGGCGTTATTCAGTCCGAGCCACTTTGGATCATTTTCAAAAGGGATATGGTACTTACACTTAAGAATGAGCTTATGGTCAATAGTCACAAGACTATAGACGGCAGAGGTGCAAAAGTTGAGATTTCTAATGGTCCATGCATTACATTGGACTATGTTACAAATGTTATTATTCATGGGATTAGTATCCATGATTGTAAGCCTGGTAAAAAAGGGATGGTTCGTAGTAGTCCTGAACATGTTGGTGAAAGATTAGGCTCTGATGGTGATGCCATAAGTGTGTTTGGTTCGTTGAATGTTTGGATTGATCATTGTTATCTTGCCCGTGCAACGGATGGCCTACTCGATGTTATTCATGCTTCAACTGCAGTAACTATCTCCAACAATTACTTCACTGAGCATGACAAA GTCATGTTGTTGGGGCACAATGATCAATATACTGCAGACAGAAGCATGAAAGTCACAGTAGTATTCAACCATTTTGGCCGTGAACTAGTTCAAAGGATGCCAAG GGTTAGATATGGTTATGCTCATGTGGCCAataattattatgatcaatgGTTAATGTATGCCATTGGTGGGAGTGCAGATCCAACAATATTCAGTGAGGGAAATTATTTCATTGCTCCTGACAAAGCTTACAACAAAGAG GTCACTAAGAGGGAGactgaagaaaaaggatggaagaGTTGGAAATGGAGGTCTTCCAAGGATGTGTTTTTGAATGGAGCATATTTTAATCCATCTGGATATGGAAGTATTGCTCCAAAATACACAAGAGGACAATCGTTTATTGTTGCTCAAGGATCGTTAACTCCCTCTTTAACTTCTGATGCTGGTCCTCTTCAATGTGTTGTCAATGAACCTTGCTAA
- the LOC107820195 gene encoding LEAF RUST 10 DISEASE-RESISTANCE LOCUS RECEPTOR-LIKE PROTEIN KINASE-like 2.7 produces the protein MAISLANNGTLTLSIFIIFLTLQFLIITEAQSSICRNSCGDIPIQYPFGIDDGCGSPYHRHILVCTGGQLQLRTPSGRYPVRNLSYTDPHILVTDPLMWNCLDGDNFRPTRPFSLDTSTHFTLSLENDYLFFNCSESDVIVEPKPMFCERFPDKCDSTCDSSSYLCRHMPECPSALRSSSCCSYYPKATESLRLMLKHCASYTSVYWRNLGATPAFDQVPEYGIRVDFDIPVTTRCLQCQDTAKGGGTCGFDTETQDFLCLCDKGNSTTYCNDSRSSHRRGVVAGTATAVSVAGAFGIGAGVWYLKKLRAKAPVTHGVQTNENRLF, from the exons ATGGCCATTTCATTAGCAAACAACGGGACATTAACTCTGTCCATCTTTATCATTTTTCTTACACTTCAATTTCTGATCATCACAGAAGCTCAATCAAGTATCTGCAGAAATTCTTGTGGTGATATCCCAATTCAGTACCCTTTTGGCATTGATGATGGCTGTGGAAGTCCATACCATAGGCATATTCTTGTTTGTACAGGTGGTCAACTTCAACTTAGAACTCCTTCTGGTAGATATCCTGTTAGAAATTTAAGCTATACTGATCCACATATTCTTGTAACTGACCCCTTAATGTGGAATTGCCTAGACGGTGACAATTTTCGACCAACCAGGCCATTTAGTCTAGATACTAGCACACATTTCACTTTATCCCTTGAAAATGACTACTTGTTCTTCAATTGTAGTGAAAGTGATGTGATAGTTGAGCCAAAACCAATGTTCTGTGAGCGTTTTCCTGATAAGTGTGATTCAACATGTGATAGTTCGAGTTATCTTTGTAGGCACATGCCTGAATGTCCTTCTGCATTGAGGAGTAGCTCTTGTTGTTCTTACTATCCCAAAGCTACTGAATCTTTGAGGCTAATGTTGAAGCATTGTGCTAGCTATACTAGTGTGTATTGGAGAAATCTTGGTGCAACGCCCGCGTTTGATCAGGTCCCTGAGTATGGGATTAGAGTTGATTTTGATATTCCAGTGACTACGCGATGCCTGCAGTGTCAAGATACTGCTAAGGGAGGGGGAACTTGTGGCTTTGATACAGAAACACAGGATTTCTTGTGCCTGTGTGACAAAGGGAACAGTACAACCTACTGTAATG ATAGTAGGAGCTCTCACAGAAGAGGAGTTGTTGCAG gaacAGCAACTGCAGTTTCAGTTGCAGGGGCATTTGGAATAGGAGCTGGTGTATGGTACTTGAAGAAACTGAGAGCCAAAGCACCAGTAACTCATGGTGTTCAAACCAATGAGAATAGACTTTTCTGA